One stretch of Rhinatrema bivittatum chromosome 8, aRhiBiv1.1, whole genome shotgun sequence DNA includes these proteins:
- the LOC115097141 gene encoding uncharacterized protein LOC115097141 produces MEKRESSTQMEGGGRQEGDRLKRGGSQKLVVGEDGSKAGSRREYPVGGKVSQAKRVLKAGLSSQTATWHPRAANFSFQEDELMLQKVIEKYDILHGKQSEYASNAVKSEVWRGIASAVSSLGVARRNIEQCRRRYYVICSKLNKKVTLIKQHSRRRQPCPIALTKTETQFRDLMNSYVVPAYLDTSYLEDLHASWVPVSEAKIQGISKEDSLERVERWATEDKQTLTYCHEDPAGATSFQGASFDLNTSLSASPVTPLPSPMLGTSVPEREGILGT; encoded by the exons ATGGAAAAGAGGGAGAGCAGTACAcaaatggaggggggagggaggcaggagggagATAGACTGAAGAGGGGAGGGAGCCAGAAGCTAGTGGTGGGGGAGGATGGAAGTAAAGCAGGGAGCCGAAGGGAATACCCAGTAGGAGGGAAGGTCTCTCAGGCAAAAAGGGTACTAAAAGCAGGTCTTAGTTCCCAGACAGCTACTTGGCACCCTCGGGCAGCAAACTTCTCATTCCAAGAGGATGAGCTGATGCTACAGAAAGTGATAGAGAAGTACGATATCCTTCATGGAAAGCAATCAGAATATGCATCCAACGCAGTCAAAAGTGAAGTCTGGAGAGGCATTGCAAGCGCAGTCAGCAGCCTAGGAGTTGCTCGTCGAAACATTGAACAGTGTAGGCGCCGGTATTATGTCATCTGCAGTAAACTCAACAAGAAAGTGACCCTGATAAAGCAACACAGCCGAAGACGACAGCCATGCCCCATCGCCCTCACCAAGACAGAGACACAGTTCAGGGATCTCATGAACAGTTACGTGGTCCCTGCGTATCTGGACACGAGTTATTTAGAAG ATCTTCATGCTTCATGGGTGCCCGTCTCTGAAGCTAAGATTCAAGGTATCTCCAAGGAAGACTCCTTAGAAAGGGTTGAGAGATGGGCAACTGAAGATAAACAGACTCTCACCTACTGCCATGAGGACCCGGCAGGTGCTACCAGCTTTCAAGGGGCATCTTTTGACCTTAATACTTCCCTGTCCGCCTCGCCTGTCACACCTCTACCGTCTCCCATGCTTGGCACTAGTGTGCCTGAACGTGAGGGGATCCTGGGAACCTGA